From the genome of Streptomyces sp. V1I1, one region includes:
- a CDS encoding formimidoylglutamate deiminase — MQVTYWAEHAWLETNVEPGVALEVADGRITAVRKGVEAPPPGAVALRGLTVPGLANAHSHAFHRALRGTVQVGSGTFWTWREVMYQVASRLTPDSYFSLARAVYAEMALAGITAVGEFHYLHHAPGGVAYSDPNAMGEALIAAAADAGIRITLLDTAYLSSGFGQAPNKHQLRFSDGTAEAWAERASALKGSDHALIGAAIHSVRAVPAGQLSTVAEWAAARQAPLHVHLSEQTAENDACLAAHGCTPTRLLADHGVLGPRTTGVHNTHLTDEDIALLGGTTTGTCMCPTTERDLADGIGPAAALQRAGSPLSLGSDSHAVIDLLEEARAMELNERLRTRTRGHWTAAALLRAATADGHASLGRPDAGRLEPGALADFTTVTLNSVRTAGPVPRLAAETAVFAATSADVRHTIVGGRQVVRDGVHAVIPDVARALAESIAALRE, encoded by the coding sequence GTGCAGGTGACGTACTGGGCGGAGCACGCCTGGCTGGAGACGAACGTCGAGCCGGGCGTCGCGCTGGAGGTGGCTGACGGCCGGATCACCGCCGTACGCAAGGGGGTCGAGGCCCCTCCGCCTGGCGCGGTGGCGCTGCGCGGGCTGACGGTCCCGGGCCTGGCGAACGCGCACTCGCACGCTTTCCACCGGGCGTTGCGCGGGACGGTCCAGGTGGGCTCCGGGACGTTCTGGACCTGGCGCGAGGTGATGTACCAGGTGGCGTCCCGGCTGACGCCCGACTCGTACTTCTCCCTCGCGCGGGCGGTCTATGCGGAGATGGCGCTGGCGGGAATCACGGCGGTGGGCGAGTTCCACTATCTGCACCACGCGCCCGGGGGCGTGGCGTACTCCGACCCGAACGCGATGGGCGAGGCGCTGATCGCCGCGGCGGCGGATGCGGGGATCCGCATCACGCTGCTGGACACGGCGTATCTGTCGTCCGGCTTCGGCCAGGCCCCGAACAAGCACCAGCTGCGATTCTCCGACGGCACGGCGGAGGCGTGGGCGGAGCGGGCCTCCGCGCTGAAGGGCAGCGATCACGCGCTGATCGGCGCGGCGATCCATTCGGTACGAGCCGTCCCGGCCGGCCAGCTGAGCACGGTCGCGGAATGGGCCGCGGCCCGGCAGGCCCCGCTCCACGTCCACCTCTCCGAGCAGACGGCGGAGAACGACGCGTGCCTCGCCGCGCACGGGTGCACCCCGACGCGGCTGCTCGCCGACCACGGCGTACTCGGCCCACGTACGACGGGCGTCCACAACACGCATCTGACGGACGAGGACATCGCGCTGCTGGGCGGCACCACGACGGGCACGTGCATGTGCCCGACGACGGAACGCGACCTGGCGGACGGCATCGGCCCGGCGGCGGCGCTGCAGCGTGCGGGCTCCCCGCTGTCGCTCGGCAGCGACAGCCATGCGGTGATCGACCTGCTGGAGGAGGCGCGCGCGATGGAACTGAACGAACGCCTGCGCACCCGCACCCGCGGCCATTGGACCGCCGCGGCGCTACTGCGCGCGGCGACGGCGGACGGCCATGCGTCCCTCGGCCGCCCGGACGCGGGCCGCCTCGAGCCGGGCGCGCTCGCGGACTTCACGACGGTGACCCTGAACTCGGTCCGCACGGCGGGCCCGGTGCCGCGCCTCGCGGCCGAGACGGCGGTCTTCGCGGCGACGTCGGCGGACGTACGCCACACGATCGTGGGAGGCCGGCAGGTTGTGCGGGACGGGGTGCACGCGGTGATCCCGGACGTCGCGCGGGCGCTGGCCGAGTCGATCGCGGCGCTGCGCGAATGA
- the hutI gene encoding imidazolonepropionase — protein MTTTVITNIGSLVTNNPALGDGTPIGLLQNAAVVIDGDRIAWTGPAASAPDADEAYDAGGRAAIPGFVDSHSHLVFAGDRTQEFNARMSGRAYSAGGIRTTVAATRAATDDELSANVAKYMAEALRQGTTTFETKSGYGLTVEDEARALRIAALHTDEVTYLGAHIVSPDYADDPAAYVALVTGEMLDACAPYARWVDVFCEKGAFDGDQARAILTAGKAKGLHPRVHANQLSYGPGVQLAVELDAASADHCTHLTDADVDALASGNTVATLLPGAEFSTRAEWPDARRLLDASVTVALSTDCNPGSSFTSSVPFCIALAVRDMKMTPDEAIWSATAGGAAALRRDDVGRITPGARADLVLLDAPSHVHLAYRPGVPLVSDVWRQGKRCP, from the coding sequence ATGACCACCACAGTCATCACCAACATCGGCAGCCTCGTCACCAACAACCCCGCCCTCGGCGACGGAACCCCCATCGGGCTCCTCCAGAACGCCGCCGTCGTCATCGACGGCGACCGCATCGCCTGGACCGGCCCCGCCGCAAGCGCGCCCGACGCCGACGAGGCGTACGACGCCGGCGGCCGCGCCGCCATCCCCGGGTTCGTCGACTCCCACTCGCACCTCGTCTTCGCGGGCGACCGCACCCAGGAGTTCAACGCCCGGATGTCCGGCCGCGCCTACTCCGCCGGCGGCATCCGCACCACCGTCGCCGCCACCCGCGCCGCCACCGACGACGAACTGAGCGCCAACGTCGCGAAGTACATGGCCGAGGCCCTCCGCCAGGGCACCACCACCTTCGAGACCAAGTCCGGCTACGGGCTCACCGTCGAGGACGAGGCCCGCGCCCTGCGCATCGCCGCGCTGCACACCGACGAGGTCACCTACCTCGGCGCGCACATCGTCTCGCCCGACTACGCCGACGACCCCGCCGCATACGTCGCCCTGGTCACCGGCGAGATGCTCGACGCCTGTGCTCCGTACGCCCGTTGGGTCGACGTCTTCTGCGAGAAGGGCGCCTTCGACGGCGACCAGGCCCGCGCGATCCTCACCGCCGGCAAGGCGAAGGGCCTGCACCCCCGCGTGCACGCCAACCAGCTGAGCTACGGCCCCGGCGTGCAGCTCGCCGTCGAGCTCGACGCCGCGTCCGCCGACCACTGCACGCACCTTACCGACGCGGACGTCGACGCCCTCGCGAGCGGGAACACGGTCGCCACGCTGCTGCCCGGCGCGGAGTTCTCCACCCGCGCCGAGTGGCCGGACGCCCGCCGCCTGCTCGACGCGAGCGTGACCGTCGCGCTGTCCACGGACTGCAACCCGGGCTCGTCGTTCACGTCCTCCGTCCCGTTCTGCATCGCCCTCGCCGTACGGGACATGAAGATGACCCCGGACGAGGCCATCTGGTCCGCGACGGCGGGCGGCGCGGCGGCCCTGCGCCGTGACGACGTCGGCCGCATCACCCCCGGCGCCCGCGCCGACCTGGTGCTGCTGGACGCCCCGAGCCATGTCCACCTCGCCTACCGGCCGGGCGTCCCGCTCGTCTCGGACGTATGGCGTCAGGGCAAGAGGTGCCCGTAG
- a CDS encoding SDR family oxidoreductase: MPPVIAVTGASGRVGGRVARRLVGAGAAVRLLGRDPGRLPALAGADIAPAADYRDGEAMRRALDGAQTLFLVSAHEARERVRVHTSAVDAAVAAGIERIVYVSFLGAAPAATFTYARDHWHTEQYIRGTGSAYTFLRDSFYLAELLAMAGADGVIRGPAGEGRVAAVAHEDIADVAAAVLLGDGHDGATYDVTGPVAQSLDEVAAELSRVTGRTVTYVAETREGAYASRAHYGVEDWEVTGWVSSYEAIAAGEMATVSDAVPRLTGHPAKTFAEYVRENPDSYGHLLP; this comes from the coding sequence ATGCCACCTGTCATCGCCGTCACCGGAGCCAGTGGCCGCGTCGGGGGACGGGTTGCCCGTCGGCTTGTCGGGGCCGGGGCCGCCGTTCGGCTGCTTGGGCGGGATCCGGGGCGGCTGCCCGCGCTGGCGGGGGCCGACATCGCGCCCGCCGCCGATTACCGGGACGGGGAAGCGATGCGGCGGGCCCTCGACGGGGCGCAGACGCTGTTTCTCGTCTCCGCGCACGAGGCGCGCGAACGGGTGCGGGTGCACACCAGCGCCGTCGACGCGGCCGTTGCGGCGGGGATCGAGCGCATCGTGTACGTGTCCTTCCTCGGCGCCGCGCCCGCCGCGACGTTCACGTATGCCCGCGACCACTGGCACACCGAGCAGTACATCCGGGGCACGGGGTCGGCGTACACCTTCCTGCGGGACAGCTTCTATCTGGCCGAGCTGCTGGCGATGGCCGGGGCGGACGGGGTGATCCGCGGGCCCGCGGGCGAGGGGCGGGTGGCCGCCGTCGCGCACGAGGACATCGCGGACGTGGCCGCTGCCGTGCTGCTGGGCGATGGGCACGACGGGGCGACGTACGACGTCACCGGGCCCGTCGCGCAATCCCTCGACGAGGTGGCCGCGGAACTGAGCCGGGTCACCGGGCGTACGGTCACCTATGTGGCCGAGACGCGCGAGGGGGCGTATGCCTCACGGGCCCACTACGGCGTCGAGGACTGGGAGGTCACCGGCTGGGTGTCCTCGTACGAGGCGATCGCCGCCGGGGAGATGGCCACCGTCTCCGATGCCGTACCGCGGTTGACCGGGCACCCGGCGAAGACCTTCGCCGAGTATGTGAGGGAGAACCCGGACAGCTACGGGCACCTCTTGCCCTGA
- a CDS encoding helix-turn-helix domain-containing protein has protein sequence MTATQFSAPVSARAETGSHAGVMHVRHRHDSEFTVVGNHLAQHRELSAVAIGIGVHIQSLPDGARVSIGKLVERFPEGEVRIARALRELEAAGYLERRLRRVPSGQVVTRTTWYERPGAQPVAADAPAEPEPAPEPVQASQPEPEHADPLAAELLAGLRRQDPRVLLSERDVRRLAPAVRTWLDRGVSPTQVARTLTADLPVGIIRRPAGLLRHRLTEWLPPVLPAAPSSAAKPDPFQTCDGCERAFRAPEPGRCRDCPPAPRAA, from the coding sequence ATGACTGCGACGCAGTTTAGCGCGCCCGTGTCCGCGCGCGCCGAGACCGGCTCGCATGCCGGAGTGATGCACGTACGGCACCGCCACGACTCCGAGTTCACCGTCGTCGGCAACCACCTCGCCCAGCACCGTGAGTTGTCCGCCGTCGCGATCGGAATCGGCGTCCACATCCAGTCCCTCCCGGACGGCGCCCGCGTCAGCATCGGCAAGCTCGTCGAGCGTTTCCCGGAGGGCGAGGTCCGCATCGCCCGCGCATTGCGAGAGCTGGAGGCCGCGGGGTACCTGGAGCGGCGGCTCAGGCGGGTCCCGAGCGGGCAGGTCGTGACCCGTACGACGTGGTACGAGCGGCCGGGCGCCCAGCCCGTCGCCGCGGACGCCCCGGCCGAGCCGGAGCCCGCACCCGAACCCGTACAGGCATCGCAGCCAGAACCGGAGCACGCCGACCCCCTCGCCGCCGAGCTCCTCGCCGGGCTCCGCCGCCAGGACCCCCGCGTGCTGCTCTCCGAGCGGGATGTACGCCGCCTCGCCCCTGCCGTCCGGACCTGGCTGGACCGCGGCGTCTCCCCCACTCAGGTCGCCCGCACGCTCACCGCGGACCTCCCCGTCGGGATCATCCGCCGCCCGGCGGGGCTACTGCGGCACCGGCTCACGGAGTGGCTGCCACCTGTGCTGCCTGCGGCTCCATCGTCGGCCGCCAAGCCCGACCCGTTCCAAACATGCGACGGCTGCGAGCGAGCCTTCCGCGCCCCGGAGCCGGGCCGCTGCCGGGACTGCCCGCCTGCGCCGCGCGCCGCCTGA
- a CDS encoding bifunctional 2-polyprenyl-6-hydroxyphenol methylase/3-demethylubiquinol 3-O-methyltransferase UbiG: MPARHDVDAERELWDAYAQSTKGDVFDSDPVFCWTQYAGHGPGTELLGNPESALEIGCGTGRALAFLAQQGVKVTGVDLSPVMVEHTTERWGPMGAQFVCAEVLDHLRASTKTYDAIYSIFGAAWFTDPVKLFPLIAERLNPGGVLVFSQPPAIPGAYGPQGMYKGGFAGKAMFTYRYSYTPRRWSSLLVKSGLRSVEAHVLDAPVTGHIGTLIVRAVAS, encoded by the coding sequence TTGCCTGCACGACACGACGTCGACGCCGAACGCGAACTCTGGGATGCGTACGCCCAGAGCACCAAAGGCGATGTGTTCGACTCCGATCCCGTCTTCTGCTGGACCCAGTACGCCGGACACGGGCCAGGCACGGAGCTCCTGGGCAACCCGGAGTCCGCGCTGGAGATCGGGTGCGGCACGGGGCGTGCTCTGGCCTTTCTCGCTCAGCAGGGCGTCAAGGTGACCGGCGTCGACCTCTCGCCCGTGATGGTGGAGCACACCACCGAGCGCTGGGGGCCGATGGGTGCGCAGTTCGTCTGCGCCGAGGTACTCGACCACCTGCGCGCCAGCACGAAAACCTACGACGCGATCTATTCGATCTTCGGGGCCGCATGGTTCACCGATCCGGTCAAGCTGTTCCCGCTGATCGCCGAGCGGCTGAACCCCGGTGGAGTCCTGGTCTTCTCCCAGCCACCGGCCATCCCTGGAGCATACGGTCCGCAGGGAATGTACAAAGGGGGATTCGCCGGCAAGGCAATGTTCACCTACCGCTACAGCTACACGCCCCGAAGGTGGTCGAGCCTGCTGGTCAAGAGTGGTCTCAGAAGTGTCGAAGCGCACGTCCTGGATGCTCCGGTGACCGGCCACATCGGCACACTGATAGTGCGCGCTGTTGCAAGTTGA
- a CDS encoding helix-turn-helix domain-containing protein: MGLAERRKVLGYSQEGLAHALGVDRTTVGRWESGRTVPQPPLRPNLAEALQVDLAELDTLVAQSRTTPQASAGPPPSDHHGSGDIDDMMRREFLRVIAVTGALTALPLDEAEALAEGVHQGASDDFLRMNTHLWQVYQLARSKGSVYPIVCEQLASLNKTLDGRSDREVGSLCRAAGDLFQLAGELAFDSNRYTDAAASYTLAASASRDAGSFDLWACALVRHAYVEMSGHQYKEAVGILSAAERIAKRGDSSLSTRHWIASVQAEAHAGLGDLYACERALDEAEKVSDLGRPAHNGGWLRFDGSRLAEERGARYVHLGRLDLAETALLSALNQGALAQGQSFRRRGAALTDLAAIGAKRRDIEQVVTFGREALQLARESSSGYVARRLLGLRDEFGSLARDCRVAELGVEIAALSTT, encoded by the coding sequence ATGGGTCTTGCTGAACGGCGGAAAGTCCTGGGTTACAGTCAGGAAGGCCTTGCCCATGCGCTCGGCGTCGACCGCACAACAGTTGGCCGCTGGGAGAGCGGACGGACCGTGCCTCAGCCGCCGTTACGGCCGAACCTGGCCGAGGCACTACAAGTCGACCTTGCCGAACTCGACACCCTGGTGGCGCAGTCAAGAACCACCCCCCAGGCGTCCGCAGGGCCGCCGCCAAGCGACCACCACGGCTCGGGGGACATCGACGACATGATGCGACGCGAATTCCTGCGCGTGATTGCTGTAACCGGCGCCCTTACAGCCCTCCCCCTCGACGAGGCTGAAGCGCTCGCTGAAGGAGTGCACCAGGGAGCATCCGACGACTTCCTACGCATGAACACTCACCTTTGGCAGGTGTACCAGCTCGCTCGATCGAAAGGCTCCGTCTATCCGATCGTGTGCGAGCAACTCGCGTCACTGAACAAGACGCTGGACGGCCGATCGGACAGGGAGGTTGGTTCCCTGTGCAGGGCTGCGGGCGACCTCTTCCAACTCGCGGGGGAATTGGCCTTCGACAGCAATCGCTACACGGATGCCGCAGCCTCCTACACGCTCGCCGCGTCGGCGAGCCGGGATGCCGGTTCCTTCGACCTCTGGGCCTGCGCTCTCGTGCGGCACGCGTACGTCGAGATGTCCGGGCACCAGTACAAGGAGGCCGTTGGTATCTTGTCGGCCGCCGAGAGGATCGCGAAGCGAGGGGACAGCTCGCTCTCAACGCGCCACTGGATCGCCTCCGTGCAGGCTGAGGCGCATGCCGGTCTCGGCGATCTGTACGCCTGCGAGCGCGCACTCGACGAAGCGGAGAAGGTCAGTGACCTTGGCAGGCCCGCCCACAATGGCGGCTGGCTCCGTTTCGACGGTTCGCGGCTGGCTGAGGAACGCGGGGCCCGATACGTTCACCTCGGCCGCCTCGATCTCGCCGAGACGGCTCTCTTGAGCGCCCTGAATCAAGGCGCCCTTGCCCAGGGACAGTCGTTCCGTCGACGCGGAGCAGCCCTCACGGACCTAGCCGCGATCGGAGCGAAGCGCCGCGATATCGAGCAGGTCGTCACGTTTGGCCGCGAGGCTCTACAGCTTGCCCGGGAATCCTCCTCCGGGTACGTCGCACGTAGACTTCTGGGCCTACGAGACGAGTTCGGCTCCCTTGCCCGTGATTGCCGTGTGGCCGAGCTGGGAGTCGAGATCGCGGCTTTGAGTACGACGTGA
- a CDS encoding DUF6196 family protein, which produces MVSVSVETAQQTEERLQRVIAGADFVIHEGLWLFEEFPADRPPALTSDTLAVVRDEDSWSRLVPAAGSGGDAGGAERFGIFSFHFPDGADNSGFVGWLATHLKAQLGTGVFVVCGSNRGRGGIYDYWGCPADLTAEAIKVIAELRAA; this is translated from the coding sequence ATGGTCAGTGTCAGTGTCGAGACCGCCCAGCAGACCGAAGAGCGCCTCCAACGCGTGATCGCCGGAGCCGACTTCGTGATCCATGAGGGCCTGTGGCTCTTTGAGGAGTTCCCGGCCGACCGGCCGCCGGCTCTCACCTCGGACACGCTGGCCGTGGTCCGGGACGAGGACAGCTGGAGCCGCCTGGTTCCCGCCGCGGGAAGCGGCGGCGATGCCGGCGGCGCCGAACGGTTCGGGATCTTTTCCTTCCACTTCCCGGACGGGGCGGACAACAGCGGTTTCGTCGGCTGGCTGGCCACGCACCTCAAGGCGCAGCTGGGCACGGGAGTCTTCGTCGTCTGCGGCAGCAACCGCGGCCGTGGCGGCATCTACGACTATTGGGGATGCCCCGCCGATCTGACCGCCGAGGCGATCAAGGTGATCGCCGAACTGCGGGCGGCCTGA
- a CDS encoding GNAT family N-acetyltransferase, with amino-acid sequence MADVWLRSFTAALPTVRRAHGDDEVREWFTYVVVPQYETWVAVAEGSVVGLLVLDGGELEQLYLDPSWRGRGVGDRFVDLAKEQRPDGLGLWTFQVNGSAQRFYERHGFIAVERTDGLCNEEHEPDVRYVWKPQV; translated from the coding sequence ATGGCCGACGTGTGGCTGCGCTCCTTCACCGCTGCGCTGCCGACGGTGCGCCGCGCGCACGGCGACGACGAGGTGCGGGAATGGTTCACCTACGTGGTCGTGCCGCAGTACGAGACCTGGGTGGCCGTCGCAGAGGGCTCCGTGGTCGGGCTCCTGGTACTCGACGGCGGGGAGCTGGAACAGCTCTACCTCGATCCGTCTTGGCGCGGCCGGGGTGTGGGCGACCGGTTCGTGGACTTGGCGAAGGAGCAGCGGCCCGACGGGCTGGGACTGTGGACGTTCCAGGTCAACGGATCGGCACAACGGTTCTACGAGCGGCACGGCTTCATCGCGGTTGAGCGCACCGACGGACTGTGCAATGAGGAACATGAGCCGGACGTCCGCTACGTCTGGAAGCCTCAGGTGTAG
- a CDS encoding cytochrome P450, with protein MNPAGGCPHADNARLLAEGAVAPVVLPGDVAGMAVLGHDALKEFLAHPDVAKGAEHFTALRDGEIPDGWPLKTFATVQGMITADDADHRRLRSLVSKAFTARRVEELRPRIETVTAHLLDGLGEAAVGGDGVADLRTHFALPLPMGVICELLGVDAEHQDRLHHLSNQVVSTSIGPEEAMEANREMVTVLASVAATRLENPGDDLTSALIAAREEDGDRLSQHELIGTLLLMIIAGHETTLNLITNAVRALCAHRDQLELAQSGKASWSDVVEETLRWDSPVSFFPFRYPTRDLTLDGTVIPKGTPVLAGYSAAGRDKAAHGPDADRFDITRSGGARHLSLGHGPHYCLGSPLARMEATIALEQLFARFPELDLAILEAELPRHASFVGNSVQKLPVRPRP; from the coding sequence ATGAACCCGGCCGGCGGCTGCCCGCACGCGGACAACGCCCGGCTGCTCGCCGAGGGCGCCGTCGCCCCGGTCGTGCTCCCCGGTGATGTGGCGGGCATGGCGGTGCTCGGCCATGACGCGCTCAAGGAGTTCCTCGCCCACCCCGATGTCGCCAAAGGCGCCGAGCACTTCACCGCGCTGCGCGACGGGGAGATACCCGACGGCTGGCCGCTGAAGACCTTCGCGACCGTGCAGGGCATGATCACCGCCGACGACGCGGACCACCGGCGGCTGCGCTCGCTGGTGAGCAAGGCGTTCACGGCACGGCGGGTGGAAGAGCTGAGGCCGCGGATCGAGACGGTGACGGCACACCTGCTGGACGGCCTGGGCGAGGCGGCCGTGGGGGGCGACGGCGTGGCCGATCTGCGTACCCACTTCGCGCTGCCGCTGCCGATGGGCGTGATCTGCGAACTCCTCGGCGTGGACGCCGAGCACCAGGACCGCCTGCACCATCTGTCGAACCAGGTGGTCAGCACCTCCATCGGCCCCGAGGAGGCGATGGAGGCGAACCGGGAGATGGTGACGGTCCTCGCGTCTGTCGCCGCGACCCGTCTGGAGAACCCGGGCGACGATCTGACCAGCGCCCTGATCGCCGCCCGCGAGGAGGACGGCGACCGGCTCAGCCAGCACGAGCTGATCGGCACCCTGCTACTGATGATCATCGCCGGGCACGAGACGACGCTGAACCTGATCACCAACGCCGTGCGCGCGCTGTGCGCGCACCGGGACCAGCTGGAGCTCGCGCAGTCCGGCAAGGCGTCCTGGTCGGACGTGGTCGAGGAGACGCTGCGCTGGGACAGCCCGGTCAGCTTCTTCCCGTTCCGCTATCCGACCCGTGATCTCACGCTCGACGGAACGGTGATCCCCAAGGGCACGCCGGTGCTTGCCGGTTACTCGGCCGCGGGCCGCGACAAGGCCGCGCACGGCCCGGACGCGGACCGCTTCGACATCACCAGGAGCGGCGGCGCCCGGCATCTCTCGCTGGGGCACGGCCCGCACTACTGCCTGGGCTCGCCGCTGGCGCGGATGGAGGCGACGATCGCGCTGGAGCAGCTGTTCGCGCGCTTCCCGGAGCTGGACCTGGCGATCCTGGAGGCAGAACTGCCGCGGCACGCAAGCTTCGTAGGCAACAGCGTGCAGAAACTGCCGGTACGCCCGCGGCCCTGA
- a CDS encoding GNAT family N-acetyltransferase: MSGVRIRVLKPDELDEEEAEAWRELRAKSGAPANPFMEPEFTLAVGRVRPAARVAVLWEDGEPAGFFPYEQGPLGHGRAIGLGVSDSQGAVLRPGLTIAPRELLRACALSAWEFDNLEAGQGVFQPDAAEEFASPVIDVGAGYAAYEEVLRAQSPKFLKTTLAKERKLGRQVGEVRFVFDERDPAALRTLMERKSAQYRRTGRRDRFAREWISTLVRLLHETRTPGCSGVLSVLYAADRPVAAHFGLRSSTVLSCWFPAYEPEFAKYSPGLILHLRMAESAASEGIGMLDLGRGAAEYKDALKTGELRVYEGSSVRPGARAALYWLSREPARRAHSFVRGRPRLAEYAQKTLNQIGRLRGN, encoded by the coding sequence TTGAGCGGTGTACGCATTCGTGTGCTGAAACCGGACGAGCTGGACGAGGAGGAAGCCGAGGCCTGGCGCGAACTGCGCGCCAAGAGCGGGGCGCCCGCCAATCCGTTCATGGAGCCCGAGTTCACCCTGGCCGTCGGCCGGGTGCGGCCCGCGGCCAGGGTGGCGGTGCTGTGGGAGGACGGGGAGCCGGCCGGCTTCTTCCCGTACGAACAAGGGCCGCTCGGTCACGGCCGAGCGATCGGCCTGGGGGTCAGTGACTCCCAGGGCGCGGTCCTGCGTCCGGGGCTGACGATCGCGCCCCGTGAACTGCTGCGGGCCTGCGCGCTGTCGGCCTGGGAGTTCGACAATCTCGAAGCGGGTCAAGGCGTGTTTCAGCCGGACGCCGCCGAGGAGTTCGCCTCTCCCGTCATCGACGTCGGCGCAGGCTACGCGGCGTACGAAGAGGTGCTGCGCGCCCAGTCGCCCAAGTTCCTCAAGACGACGCTGGCCAAGGAGCGCAAGCTGGGGCGGCAGGTGGGCGAGGTGCGGTTCGTCTTCGACGAGCGCGACCCGGCCGCGCTGCGCACCCTCATGGAGCGGAAGTCCGCGCAGTACCGCAGGACCGGCCGCCGGGACCGCTTCGCCAGGGAGTGGATCAGCACCCTCGTGCGGCTGCTGCACGAGACGCGCACGCCCGGCTGCTCCGGGGTGCTCTCCGTGCTGTACGCCGCGGACCGGCCCGTCGCCGCGCACTTCGGGCTGCGCTCGTCCACCGTGCTGTCCTGCTGGTTTCCGGCGTACGAACCCGAGTTCGCCAAGTACTCACCGGGTCTGATCCTGCATCTGCGGATGGCCGAGTCGGCCGCCTCAGAAGGCATCGGGATGCTCGATCTGGGGCGCGGGGCGGCCGAGTACAAGGACGCACTGAAGACCGGCGAGCTGCGGGTGTACGAGGGCTCGTCGGTACGGCCGGGGGCGCGGGCCGCTCTGTACTGGCTGAGCCGCGAGCCCGCGCGCCGCGCGCACAGCTTCGTACGCGGCAGACCGCGGCTGGCCGAATACGCGCAGAAGACGCTCAACCAGATCGGCAGGCTGCGGGGCAACTGA
- a CDS encoding glycosyltransferase family 2 protein → MQVAELDLEGPDGAVLSFGPAQAGGPAVHGGDVYALVRLRGRPVATVVCRVPPGKAPADAVAEAARAALAGHELPVSRCAPDNHPPGSNRQRPRPTATTEPRTLRASVVVATRERADQLARALDSLLEQDHPDFEIVVVDNAPATSATQDLVEHKYGERVRYVRESVPGLAIAHNRGIAVAEGTVIAFTDDDVVADPHWLTALIAPFSADPGLGCATGLILPARLRTPAQILLESHGGFAKGFEARLYDPARPPADEPLFPFTAGSFGSGANMAFRATALRDIGGFDPATGTGTPARGGDDLYAFVSVLAAGHRLRYTPDALVWHHHRETWQDLRNQAYGYGAGLTAYLTALLVRRPALLPALLRKLPRGLAHARAITSHREAAGAAVPGAHGAQDYPWPRQLSRLERRGMLAGPVGYAKARRRVRGVPLPWDQRGEK, encoded by the coding sequence ATCCAGGTCGCCGAGCTGGACCTGGAAGGTCCCGACGGAGCCGTGCTGAGCTTCGGCCCCGCGCAGGCCGGCGGCCCGGCCGTCCATGGCGGCGACGTCTACGCCCTCGTACGCCTCCGCGGCCGCCCCGTCGCCACCGTCGTCTGCCGCGTCCCGCCCGGCAAGGCGCCCGCCGACGCCGTCGCCGAGGCCGCCCGCGCGGCCCTCGCGGGCCACGAGCTGCCCGTTTCCCGCTGCGCCCCGGATAACCACCCACCGGGCAGCAACCGTCAACGCCCCCGGCCCACGGCGACCACGGAACCCCGCACGTTGCGTGCGAGCGTCGTCGTCGCCACCCGTGAGCGCGCCGACCAGCTCGCCCGCGCGCTCGACTCACTGCTGGAGCAGGACCACCCGGACTTCGAGATCGTCGTCGTCGACAACGCGCCCGCCACCAGCGCCACCCAGGATCTCGTCGAGCACAAGTACGGCGAGCGCGTCCGGTACGTCCGAGAGTCCGTGCCCGGCCTCGCGATCGCACACAACCGCGGGATCGCCGTCGCCGAGGGCACGGTCATCGCTTTCACGGACGACGACGTCGTGGCCGACCCGCACTGGCTCACCGCGCTCATCGCGCCCTTCTCCGCCGACCCGGGCCTGGGCTGCGCGACCGGGCTGATCCTGCCCGCCCGGCTGCGCACGCCCGCGCAGATTCTCCTGGAGAGCCACGGCGGCTTCGCCAAGGGCTTCGAGGCGCGGCTCTACGACCCGGCGCGCCCGCCCGCGGACGAACCGCTCTTCCCGTTCACCGCGGGCAGCTTCGGCTCCGGCGCCAACATGGCCTTCCGTGCCACGGCGCTGCGGGACATCGGCGGCTTCGACCCCGCCACCGGCACGGGCACCCCCGCCAGGGGCGGTGACGACCTGTACGCGTTTGTGAGCGTCCTCGCCGCCGGACACCGGCTGCGCTACACACCCGACGCGCTCGTCTGGCACCACCACCGGGAGACCTGGCAGGACCTGAGGAACCAGGCCTACGGATACGGCGCCGGCCTCACCGCGTATCTCACCGCTCTCCTGGTGCGCCGCCCCGCCCTGCTGCCCGCGCTGCTGCGGAAGCTGCCGCGCGGCCTCGCGCACGCCCGCGCCATCACCTCCCACCGCGAGGCGGCCGGGGCGGCCGTGCCGGGGGCGCACGGGGCGCAGGACTATCCCTGGCCGCGCCAGCTGTCCCGGCTCGAGCGCCGCGGCATGCTGGCCGGGCCGGTCGGGTATGCGAAGGCACGCCGACGGGTCCGGGGCGTACCGCTCCCCTGGGACCAGCGGGGGGAGAAGTGA